From a single Fulvivirga ulvae genomic region:
- a CDS encoding ROK family protein has product MKELVAGIDIGGTGTKFGLTDREGNVLSSGQISSTSQESFEEYLEELHAGLESCLAELNAKDNGYKIVGIGVGAPNGNYYKGTIDDAPNLRWRGILTFVEAFKQYYDAPIILTNDANAAALGEMLFGGAKGLKDFVVITLGTGLGSGFVVNGELLYGYDGFAGEVGHTIVDVNGRECGCGRQGCLETYVSAPGLVRTVQELLGRSVAKSALRKVSFEDMTSALIAQKAQVGDAIALHAFDYTAEILGLKLADLVAHTSPETIFLFGGLANAGDILFDPVRHYTEKFMLNLYKDRVKILPSAISEQNAAILGAAALIWHDLKNIESKHQNLSVC; this is encoded by the coding sequence ATGAAAGAATTAGTAGCAGGAATAGATATAGGAGGTACCGGTACCAAGTTTGGCCTTACTGACCGGGAAGGCAATGTATTGAGTTCAGGCCAGATCAGCAGTACGAGCCAGGAAAGCTTTGAGGAGTACCTCGAAGAGCTGCATGCAGGCCTTGAAAGCTGTTTGGCAGAGCTGAATGCAAAGGACAATGGATATAAAATAGTTGGGATAGGAGTAGGAGCGCCCAACGGCAATTATTATAAAGGCACTATAGATGATGCGCCTAACTTGCGCTGGCGAGGTATTTTGACGTTTGTAGAAGCCTTTAAGCAATATTATGATGCTCCCATAATACTGACCAACGATGCCAATGCAGCAGCACTTGGAGAGATGCTCTTTGGAGGAGCAAAAGGGCTAAAAGATTTTGTCGTGATCACTTTGGGTACCGGCTTAGGCAGCGGGTTTGTGGTCAATGGTGAATTGCTATATGGCTATGATGGCTTTGCCGGAGAAGTAGGCCATACCATTGTAGATGTCAATGGCCGTGAATGCGGATGTGGAAGACAGGGATGCCTGGAAACCTACGTTTCTGCTCCTGGTTTGGTGCGTACGGTTCAGGAGCTGCTGGGGAGATCCGTGGCAAAGTCGGCCCTGAGAAAAGTGAGCTTTGAAGATATGACTTCAGCGCTGATAGCCCAAAAGGCACAGGTAGGTGATGCCATAGCTTTGCATGCCTTTGATTATACTGCAGAAATACTCGGACTGAAACTGGCCGACCTCGTGGCACACACCAGCCCGGAAACCATATTCCTTTTCGGCGGCCTTGCTAATGCCGGCGACATCCTCTTTGATCCTGTACGCCACTATACCGAAAAATTTATGTTAAACCTGTATAAAGACAGGGTGAAAATCCTTCCGTCAGCCATAAGTGAACAAAATGCTGCCATACTTGGAGCCGCCGCACTGATATGGCACGACTTGAAAAATATTGAATCCAAACATCAAAACCTTTCCGTATGCTAA
- a CDS encoding sugar MFS transporter, producing the protein MDNVSQNVSVKTDMETKSYTGPFVTVTFLFFMWGFITVMNDILINTFKGIFDLTAPQRALVQFAFFGAFFIVSLIYFIISSSKGRDPINRIGYKNGMAISLLICGVGCIAFYPAALLHSYTAFLTALFVLASGVTCLQICANPYATILGKPESASSRLNLAQGLNSLGTTVGPIVGTILIYQVFSSGELTVNSVANTYLVYGLVFIGFSVLTFMSKMPAFKNEDTIEPGLGVLKNKHLALGIIAIAFYVGSEVAVGSWIVEFLKEDHIGALGEADASYFLSYFWGGLMLGRLIASTSLNAEISRYQKLIRMLVTAFGVFFLIYVVTGIKYEGGGFVFLPLDFSYILLYLVLIAINFLAFTITFNNPAKALVVFSSINALLLLLAITTSGKIAFWSIIGTGLFFSIGWSNIFSLAIKGLGKFTSQGSSLLIMAIVGGAILPGVQSFVIQSHGVQLSFIIPLLGMVYLIFYGAKGHQVTKKGS; encoded by the coding sequence ATGGATAACGTATCGCAGAATGTCAGTGTAAAAACTGATATGGAGACAAAAAGCTATACCGGGCCTTTTGTTACAGTCACTTTTTTGTTTTTTATGTGGGGGTTCATTACCGTAATGAACGATATACTCATCAATACCTTCAAAGGTATATTCGACCTCACCGCCCCGCAACGTGCGCTGGTACAGTTCGCGTTCTTTGGGGCATTTTTTATTGTTTCACTCATTTATTTCATCATTTCCTCTTCAAAAGGCCGTGATCCGATCAACAGGATCGGTTATAAAAATGGTATGGCCATAAGCCTGCTGATCTGCGGAGTGGGATGTATTGCATTCTACCCTGCTGCCTTGCTTCATTCTTATACAGCCTTCCTCACCGCCCTTTTTGTGCTCGCTTCTGGTGTCACCTGTCTGCAAATATGTGCCAATCCGTATGCGACTATTCTGGGAAAACCTGAAAGCGCCTCAAGCAGGCTCAACCTGGCCCAGGGATTGAATTCCCTGGGAACTACCGTAGGGCCGATTGTAGGTACTATTTTAATTTATCAGGTATTTTCTTCCGGTGAGCTTACCGTCAATTCCGTGGCCAACACCTACCTGGTCTACGGGCTGGTGTTCATAGGCTTTAGTGTGCTCACCTTTATGAGTAAAATGCCCGCCTTTAAAAATGAAGATACCATAGAACCCGGACTGGGAGTATTGAAAAACAAGCACCTGGCTTTGGGAATAATTGCCATTGCGTTTTACGTAGGCTCAGAGGTGGCCGTGGGTAGCTGGATTGTCGAGTTTTTAAAAGAAGATCATATCGGAGCGCTGGGCGAAGCTGATGCCAGCTATTTCCTGTCCTACTTTTGGGGCGGACTTATGCTTGGCCGCCTGATTGCCAGCACCTCACTCAATGCAGAAATATCGCGTTATCAGAAACTGATCAGAATGCTGGTGACTGCTTTTGGAGTGTTCTTCCTTATTTACGTGGTTACGGGCATTAAATATGAAGGTGGAGGCTTTGTGTTTTTACCACTGGATTTCAGCTATATTTTACTTTACCTGGTATTAATAGCCATAAACTTCCTGGCTTTTACCATCACTTTTAACAATCCCGCAAAGGCATTGGTAGTATTCAGTTCTATTAATGCACTACTGCTACTCTTAGCTATAACCACCTCTGGAAAAATAGCCTTCTGGAGCATCATCGGTACAGGATTGTTTTTCTCCATAGGCTGGTCAAACATATTTTCACTGGCCATCAAAGGACTTGGAAAATTTACCAGCCAGGGCTCATCCTTGCTCATTATGGCTATTGTTGGAGGAGCCATTCTTCCGGGAGTACAAAGCTTTGTGATCCAGTCACATGGCGTACAGTTGTCATTCATCATACCATTGCTGGGTATGGTCTATTTAATTTTTTACGGAGCCAAAGGGCATCAGGTAACTAAAAAAGGATCATGA
- a CDS encoding SusD/RagB family nutrient-binding outer membrane lipoprotein — protein sequence MKAIYNKALTLGLIVLASCTSDFDDMNKKPGAVTADQASGRYFLTNPQFKLFAPDRYPYWRGPLVHGDRYAGHFCFGFDGSWWTDELGYSYDGAYTDATWDWQAGYLRGIDTYLDLTAAGGEFENDKMHAVGLILKGLYYQKFTDIFGEVPYSEAGNPDVLSPKFDTQKDIYQGVIAELNQAMATIGDATATGEALEDLGPNDLYYGGDLQKWKKLANTLKLRMGLRAYGASGADFASTAITEALASPLIETQEESALLIKDQVISQWGSAAYGDVWHNFGLGSNWTVSKTLIDMLRDNADPRLEKYATPAEGGTLILPKPADAAEQKALDLMLSNLDDAGVVYSTADVVVEGEDKVEITMPENTHYIGQPSRLNLTSYYFANYNFFSKPAEIITRAKNSGEIFPELILTAAEAYFLRAEAALKGFGGDANTLYQEGIRQAMLLWDVEEEDITTFLGTAPATLAGTNDEMLEQVSIQRWIASYTDGFEAWSVVRKSGYPTDVADGVDDPDIYGFGEINGVYPQRMRYGSNEKNTNGANLQDALTRQGPDQQDIELWWAK from the coding sequence ATGAAAGCTATATATAATAAAGCATTAACACTAGGGCTCATCGTGCTGGCATCATGTACGTCAGATTTTGATGATATGAACAAGAAGCCGGGTGCAGTAACTGCTGATCAGGCCAGTGGCCGATACTTTTTAACCAATCCTCAGTTTAAGCTTTTTGCACCAGATCGTTATCCATATTGGAGAGGGCCTCTTGTCCATGGCGATCGGTATGCAGGGCACTTCTGTTTTGGTTTCGACGGATCATGGTGGACGGATGAACTTGGGTACTCCTATGATGGGGCTTATACCGATGCGACCTGGGACTGGCAGGCAGGCTATCTCAGAGGTATTGATACATATCTGGATCTGACAGCAGCAGGTGGTGAATTTGAAAATGATAAAATGCATGCTGTCGGGCTTATTCTTAAGGGGTTGTACTACCAGAAGTTTACTGATATTTTCGGGGAAGTGCCTTATTCTGAGGCCGGAAATCCTGATGTGTTGAGCCCAAAATTCGACACCCAGAAAGATATCTATCAGGGTGTGATTGCTGAACTGAACCAAGCAATGGCTACCATTGGCGATGCTACGGCTACAGGGGAAGCCCTGGAAGATTTAGGTCCAAACGACTTGTACTACGGTGGTGATCTGCAAAAGTGGAAGAAGCTGGCTAATACTCTGAAATTAAGAATGGGACTCAGGGCCTATGGTGCTTCTGGTGCTGATTTTGCCAGTACCGCCATCACCGAGGCGCTTGCAAGTCCCCTGATCGAAACTCAGGAAGAAAGTGCTTTGTTGATCAAGGACCAGGTGATTTCACAATGGGGTAGTGCCGCCTATGGAGATGTATGGCACAACTTTGGTCTGGGTTCAAACTGGACTGTGAGCAAAACGCTTATCGATATGCTCAGGGACAATGCAGACCCCAGGTTGGAGAAGTATGCTACACCTGCCGAAGGAGGTACTTTAATCTTACCTAAACCGGCTGATGCTGCTGAGCAGAAAGCTTTGGATCTCATGCTGTCTAACCTGGACGATGCCGGAGTGGTTTACAGCACTGCCGACGTAGTAGTGGAAGGTGAAGACAAAGTGGAAATAACTATGCCTGAAAACACACACTATATCGGACAGCCTTCAAGGCTAAATCTTACCAGCTACTATTTCGCAAACTATAATTTCTTCTCAAAACCTGCTGAGATCATCACCAGGGCCAAAAATAGCGGTGAGATCTTCCCTGAGCTTATACTGACCGCAGCCGAAGCTTATTTCCTAAGGGCAGAGGCTGCACTGAAAGGGTTTGGTGGTGATGCCAACACACTTTATCAGGAAGGTATCAGACAGGCTATGCTCCTATGGGATGTGGAAGAAGAGGATATAACCACCTTTTTAGGAACTGCTCCAGCCACACTAGCCGGTACTAACGATGAGATGCTTGAGCAGGTCAGTATTCAAAGATGGATAGCAAGCTACACCGATGGCTTTGAGGCCTGGTCAGTGGTACGTAAGTCGGGTTATCCTACGGACGTAGCTGATGGTGTTGATGATCCGGATATCTATGGTTTCGGAGAGATCAATGGTGTTTACCCTCAAAGAATGCGATACGGAAGCAATGAAAAGAACACCAATGGCGCTAACCTGCAGGATGCATTGACAAGGCAAGGGCCTGATCAGCAGGATATTGAGCTTTGGTGGGCAAAATAA